One segment of Candidatus Sericytochromatia bacterium DNA contains the following:
- a CDS encoding NAD(P)H-dependent oxidoreductase subunit E, translating into MAYSFSPETKAKFDHLVTRYPQKKAALIPTLWLAQEELGWLPPEALAYCAEMLDLPPSKALSVASFYTMFNLKPVGKYKIEVCRTLSCAMCGAFEILDHLEQRLGIHVGETTADGRFTLMTQECLASCGTGPLMQINGKRYHENLTPAKVDEILASLA; encoded by the coding sequence ATGGCCTATTCGTTTTCCCCCGAGACCAAGGCGAAGTTCGACCATCTGGTCACTCGCTATCCGCAGAAAAAAGCGGCCTTGATCCCGACGCTCTGGCTCGCCCAGGAAGAGTTGGGTTGGTTGCCGCCCGAGGCACTAGCTTACTGCGCGGAAATGCTGGATCTCCCTCCGTCCAAGGCACTCAGCGTCGCGTCGTTCTACACGATGTTCAATCTGAAGCCGGTCGGTAAATACAAGATTGAAGTCTGCCGGACTCTCTCCTGCGCTATGTGCGGGGCGTTTGAAATTCTGGACCACCTTGAGCAACGTCTGGGAATTCATGTGGGTGAAACCACGGCAGATGGTCGATTCACCTTGATGACCCAGGAATGTCTCGCGTCCTGCGGGACGGGGCCCCTGATGCAGATCAATGGCAAGCGTTATCACGAGAACCTCACGCCCGCCAAGGTGGATGAGATTCTGGCGAGCCTGGCCTAG